The Dioscorea cayenensis subsp. rotundata cultivar TDr96_F1 chromosome 7, TDr96_F1_v2_PseudoChromosome.rev07_lg8_w22 25.fasta, whole genome shotgun sequence genome includes a region encoding these proteins:
- the LOC120265525 gene encoding LOW QUALITY PROTEIN: peptide chain release factor PrfB3, chloroplastic (The sequence of the model RefSeq protein was modified relative to this genomic sequence to represent the inferred CDS: deleted 1 base in 1 codon) — MESFSARNFVPFLLLRCFPRRNLRPLCSTIQASQSMEDENEKIYKELGLFSLKKKIADAISRAEMIAPLALEFEEARRIKQEAVLQDCNLWDDIEKSTESLSALGDAIKMVNDLKDLQHKAEEVKLITQLAEMDVINHQLFKQAYEDSMRVSNFLDRYEMSKFLSGPYDKEGAWIIIEAGQEGIASEIWAEKLLVMYMIWAEKHGCKGRIIEKCAPRMGGIRSATVEFESEYFYGTFTGERGTHRMVRSSLDASVIREACSADVNVMPIFLEEADDLHVDEEDLNVSSLFLPQQQNDCKTEHAVSILHIPSGISAQSSGERSFVANKIKALARLKAKLLVAALEQGVKNVDKVRGVIANEWKHEMRRYMFRPHKMVQDLKTGIQLLDLNSVLDGNIEPLIRAHISLQRGEEIDYGLNCIKNK; from the exons ATGGAATCCTTCTCAGCTAGGAATTTCGTTCCCTTTCTTCTGCTCCGATGCTTTCCGAGAAGAAACCTTCGTCCACTCTGTTCTACTATTCAAGCTTCCCAATCCATGGAGGATGAGAACGAGAAGATCTACAAAGAACTTG gtttattttctttgaaaaagaaGATAGCTGATGCAATTAGCCGTGCTGAGATGATAGCTCCACTGGCACTTGAGTTTGAAGAAGCAAGAAGAATTAAGCAGGAAGCAGTTCTGCAAGATTGTAATCTGTGGGATGACATAGAAAAATCTACAGAATCTCTTTCTGCCTTGGGTGATGCTATCAAGATGGTCAACGATCTAAAAGACCTACAACATAAG GCAGAAGAAGTTAAATTGATCACCCAGCTAGCAGAAATGGATGTCATAAACCATCAGCTTTTCAAGCAAGCTTATGAAGATTCTATGAGAGTCAGCAATTTCTTGGACCGCTATGAGATGTCTAAGTTTCTCAGTGGTCCATATGACAAAGAGGGAGCCTGGATAATTATTGAAGCTGGCCAAGAAGGCATTGCTTCTGAG ATATGGGCTGAAAAGCTTCTTGTCATGTATATGATTTGGGCTGAGAAGCATGGCTGCAAGGGAAGGATCATTGAGAAGTGTGCTCCTCGCATGGGTGGTATCAGGTCTGCAACTGTTGAGTTTGAATCAGAATACTTTTATGGC ACCTTTACTGGTGAAAGAGGTACTCACAGGATGGTCCGTAGTTCTCTTGATGCATCAGTTATTCGAGAG GCTTGCTCAGCAGATGTAAATGTGATGCCTATCTTCCTAGAAGAAGCCGATGATTTGCATGTAGACGAGGAAGACTTGAATGtttcatctctttttcttcCCCAACAACAGAATGACTGCAAGACAGAACATGCAGTAAGCATTCTTCATATTCCAAGTGGTATTTCTGCTCAATCCTCAG GTGAAAGAAGCTTTGTTGCAAATAAGATCAAGGCTCTCGCACGTTTAAAGGCAAAGCTTCTTGTGGCTGCTCTGGAACAAGGTGTTAAAAATGTTGACAAAGTAAGAGGAGTTATAGCGAACGAATGGAAGCATGAGATGAGGAGATACATGTTTCGTCCACATAAAATGGTCCAAGACTTGAAAACTGGCATTCAACTTCTGGACTTGAACTCTGTCTTGGATGGCAATATTGAGCCACTGATCAGAGCCCACATTAGCCTTCAACGAGGAGAAGAGATCGACTATGGACTTAATtgcataaaaaacaaatga